The following proteins come from a genomic window of Trifolium pratense cultivar HEN17-A07 linkage group LG4, ARS_RC_1.1, whole genome shotgun sequence:
- the LOC123924382 gene encoding putative F-box protein At3g16210 has translation MKMEETKEVAVTTSNKVRNYLPPEIIFFILSKLPLKSLKKFECVCKTWSALFQNSYFMTIYRNNFISNSNHYDDTYLVLQNGVGREGYYHGEYRFEFYLLPGQRFEDRIKIDWPTPFQVDGCGIYIMGTVSINGILCLNQGYGRRLVLWNPTTREFKVIPRSPLVYVPPHRHPRHTLHGFGYDHVTDDYKVIRFVDSFLIFDENEEIVNEDRSSYEIFWEIYSLKSDSWRKLDVNIPNRYYYTLNRRIGVYTNGVCHWWAKTNNSPNFEECLVSFDFSNEVLITTPMPSYLDVSIPLNLNRSLYLDDTFRFVERQLVLLNESIALISTDSETATIHISILGEFGVRESWTKLFTIPCLPVIHYFIGVGNLSNIVFFKTNDYKLACIDLNTKMIEELDFKVKQYAFVGKYKKNFLPIGGEE, from the coding sequence ATGAAGatggaagaaacaaaagaagttGCTGTGACGACAAGCAACAAGGTTAGAAACTATCTACCTCCtgaaatcatattttttattctctcaaAATTGCCTCTTAAATCATTGAAAAAGTTTGAATGTGTATGCAAAACATGGTCCGCTCTATTTCAAAACTCTTATTTCATGACCATATACCGAAACAATTTCATATCTAATAGTAACCATTATGATGATACATATCTCGTCCTGCAAAATGGTGTGGGACGAGAAGGCTATTATCACGGTGAATACCGTTTTGAGTTTTATTTGCTCCCTGGCCAGAGGTTTGAAGATAggatcaaaatagattggccaACTCCATTTCAAGTCGATGGTTGTGGTATTTATATCATGGGTACGGTTAGTATTAATGGCATTCTTTGTCTCAATCAAGGGTATGGAAGACGACTTGTATTGTGGAATCCAACTACTCGTGAATTCAAGGTTATTCCTCGCAGCCCTTTAGTATATGTACCACCTCATCGGCACCCTCGCCATACTCTTCATGGATTTGGTTATGATCATGTAACAGATGACTATAAAGTGATTCGCTTTGTGGATTCATTTCTCATATTTGACGAAAATGAAGAGATTGTAAATGAAGATAGATCATCATACGAAATATTCTGGGAGATATATTCTCTAAAAAGTGACTCTTGGAGGAAACTTGATGTCAATATACCAAATCGTTATTACTATACCCTAAATCGTCGTATTGGAGTGTACACGAATGGAGTATGTCATTGGTGGGCTAAAACTAATAATTCACCTAATTTTGAAGAATGTTTGGTATCATTTGACTTTAGTAATGAGGTGTTGATTACAACACCCATGCCCTCGTACTTGGATGTTTCCATTCCCTTAAATTTGAATCGTTCTTTGTATTTGGACGATACTTTTAGATTTGTGGAGAGACAATTGGTGCTTTTAAATGAGTCAATTGCATTGATCTCAACTGACTCAGAGACGGCTACAATTCACATATCAATTTTGGGCGAATTCGGTGTAAGAGAATCGTGGACCAAACTCTTTACGATTCCATGCTTACCTGTCATTCATTACTTCATTGGAGTTGGGAATTTGAGTAATATAGTCTTCTTTAAAACGAATGATTATAAACTAGCTTGTATTGATTTAAATACTAAGATGATTGAGGAACTTGACTTTAAAGTAAAGCAGTATGCTTTTGTAGGGAAGTACAAGAAAAACTTTCTTCCTATTGGAGGAGAGGAATGA
- the LOC123923206 gene encoding serine--glyoxylate aminotransferase-like, giving the protein MDFAYGPGKNHLFVPGPTNIPEHVIRAMNRNNENHRTPAITALTKSLLDDITKIFKTTSGTPFLIPTTGTGAWESALTNTLSPGDRIVSFLIGQFSLLWIEQQKQLNFNVDVVESDWGESANLDILESKLASDKTHAIKAICIVHNETTTGVTNDLTKVRKLLDEYRHPALIIVDAVSSIGAIDLRMDEWGIDVVVTSSQKALSLPTGMGIVVASPKAIEASKSAKSLRSFFDWNGYLKFYKTGAYWPYTPSIQMLYGLRAGLDLIFEEGFENVLLRHKRLAKATRLAVEAWGLKNCCQKEEYYSASVTAIVVPPNIDSGEIVSRAWKKYNLSLGVGLNKVAGKVFRIGHVGHLNELQLLGCLAGVEMTLKDVGYPVKLGSGVGAASAYLQNNIPLIPSRI; this is encoded by the exons ATGGATTTTGCTTATGGACCTGGAAAAAACCATCTCTTTGTTCCTGGACCGACCAACATCCCCGAACATGTTATTCGTGCGATGAACCGAAACAACGAGAATCATCGTACTCCGGCAATAACAGCATTGACAAAATCTTTACTCGACGATATCACGAAAATTTTCAAGACTACTTCTGGAACGCCATTTCTCATTCCCACAACCG GTACCGGTGCTTGGGAGAGTGCGCTGACTAATACATTGTCTCCGGGGGATCGAATTGTATCTTTTTTGATCGGTCAATTCAGTCTACTTTGGATCGAACAACAAAAGCAACTCAACTTTAATGTTGATGTTGTAGAAAGTGATTGGGGTGAGAGTGCTAATCTTGATATTCTAGAATCAAAACTTGCTTCGGATAAAACACACGCCATAAAGGCGATTTGCATTGTTCATAACGAGACAACAACCGGCGTCACAAATGACTTGACTAAAGTGAGGAAACTCCTTG ATGAGTATCGGCATCCAGCACTTATTATTGTTGACGCAGTGTCTTCGATCGGTGCTATTGATTTGCGCATGGACGAATGGGGAATAGATGTGGTGGTGACTAGCTCTCAGAAAGCTCTTTCTCTTCCTACTGGGATGGGAATTGTAGTTGCAAGTCCTAAAGCCATTGAGGCTTCGAAATCTGCTAAGTCACTTAGATCTTTCTTTGATTGGAATGGTTACTTGAAATTCTACAAAACTGGTGCTTACTGGCCATACACTCCTTCTATTCAGATGCTCTATGGTCTAAGAGCTGGTCTTGATCTGATTTTTGAAGAAGGATTTGAAAATGTGCTTTTAAGGCATAAGCGTTTAGCTAAAGCGACCAG GCTTGCAGTAGAGGCATGGGGATTGAAGAATTGCTGCCAAAAGGAGGAGTATTATAGTGCAAGTGTGACTGCTATTGTTGTTCCTCCTAACATTGATAGTGGTGAAATAGTTAGTAGGGCATGGAAGAAATACAATTTAAGCTTAGGAGTTGGATTGAACAAAGTTGCTGGAAAGGTTTTCAGAATAGGACATGTTGGTCATTTGAATGAG TTGCAACTTTTGGGTTGTCTTGCTGGTGTGGAAATGACACTCAAAGATGTAGGGTATCCCGTAAAGCTTGGAAGTGGAGTTGGTGCTGCAAGTGCTTATTTACAGAACAACATTCCTCTGATTCCTTCCAGGATTTGA